A DNA window from Mycosarcoma maydis chromosome 12, whole genome shotgun sequence contains the following coding sequences:
- a CDS encoding putative ubiquinol--cytochrome-c reductase, producing the protein MVLALSGISLAKYVQSSPALMRILKPVANAYANATGHRQMGLRYDDLLIEESDRVQKALSRLPEKEAYDRAFRLRQASHLSVIHRELPKEQWLPASEDKRYLTPYVQEVANEESERAAWDTVSVKKGH; encoded by the exons ATGGTTCTC GCACTTTCTGGTATCAGCCTTGCCAAGTACGTCCAGTCGTCGCCGGCTCTCATGCGCATCCTTAAGCCGGTCGCCAACGCCTACGCCAACGCAACCGGACACCGACAGATGGGTCTCCGTTATGACGACCTGCTCATCGAGGAGTCGGACCGCGTCCAGAAGGCGCTCTCGCGTCTTCCCGAGAAGGAGGCCTACGACCGTGCTTTCCGTCTGCGACAGGCTTCTCATCTCTCGGTGATTCACCGTGAGCTGCCCAAGGAGCAATGGCTTCCTGCTAGCGAG GACAAGCGATACCTCACCCCTTACGTTCAGGAAGTCGCCAACGAGGAGTCGGAACGTGCCGCATGGGACACCGTCTCGGTCAAGAAGGGTCACTAA